The following proteins are co-located in the Dromiciops gliroides isolate mDroGli1 chromosome 2, mDroGli1.pri, whole genome shotgun sequence genome:
- the TINF2 gene encoding LOW QUALITY PROTEIN: TERF1-interacting nuclear factor 2 (The sequence of the model RefSeq protein was modified relative to this genomic sequence to represent the inferred CDS: inserted 1 base in 1 codon; substituted 1 base at 1 genomic stop codon), translating to MSASSEAGGAAASLRLAGGPLAWWVVRRRLSAHYPRVLELLGALKAAAPGLVRSRHHARLCLGLRAKVVVEMILEGQPWSXVLDTLNHHFPESGPPECGSEDRXQTMRDMKIVEAREAFCQRVKQLAEDPEDFAIQLQDLEQEYGEPFLIALEKLLFEYLCQLEKTLPVLQLQELKEVLRGMQSETLVPLPLTQYCMDMGWQLQESPLLTSVRGAEPQEQSPLSSPPLEQVFQDPVPTTKPSTPFPQGQDLRKPPEALTGRDFNLAPLGRRQIQGYRASARGGHKDRPTVMLFPFRSMCLPVQDVIMHGNNKEHGQPMADPAGTMSTRLMPHGKHRNSARSLRSRAQEQENWTSDEPSSEQKENCLDYSLEPLRLPLPAVGAREPVCSPSLCSPVVTIGDLVLDSDDEGSGQRGGKKFLESYQKTKFGTLIPTFCEYLSPVEQSSVLAQTPSCGQTDPIKTQWLRSL from the exons ATGTCCGCTTCCTCGGAAGCCGGCGGTGCTGCTGCCTCGCTGCGATTGGCTGGCGGGCCGCTTGCCTGGTGGGTGGTGCGGAGGCGCCTTTCGGCGCACTACCCCCGAGTGCTGGAGCTGCTGGGAGCCCTGAAGGCCGCTGCGCCGGGTCTGGTCCGCTCCCGGCACCACGCGCGGCTCTGCTTGGGGCTGCGGGCCAAG GTGGTCGTGGAGATGATCTTGGAGGGCCAGCCCTGGT CTGTCCTGGATACCCTAAACCATCATTTCCCAGAGTCTGGCCCACCTGAGTGTGGCTCCGAAGATCGGTAA CAGACTATGCGGGATATGAAGATTGTGGAGGCACGTGAGGCCTTTTGCCAACGAGTGAAACAGCTAGCAGAGGATCCTGAAGACTTTGCTATTCAGCTACAG GATCTAGAACAAGAATATGGGGAACCCTTCTTAATTGCCCTGGAGAAGTTATTATTTGAATACCTATGCCAGTTGGAGAAGACACTCCCTGTGCTACAGTTGCAAGAG CTTAAGGAAGTATTAAGAGGGATGCAGTCTGAAACCTTGGTTCCCCTTCCCTTGACTCAGTATTGCATGGACATGGGGTGGCAACTTCAAG agTCCCCTCTTTTAACTTCAGTGAGGGGGGCAGAACCCCAAGAGCAGAGTCCTCTATCTTCTCCCCCGCTGGAACAAGTATTCCAGGATCCTGTTCCCACAACCAAACCCAGCACTCCCTTTCCCCAGGGGCAGGATTTGAGGAAACCCCCAGAGGCCCTCACAGGTCGGGACTTCAACCTGGCCCCTTTAGGCCGACGGCAAATCCAGGGATATCGTGCATCTGCCAGGGGAGGTCATAAGGACCGGCCCACTGTCATGCTCTTCCCATTCCGAAGTATGTGCCTACCAGTCCAGGATGTAATTATGCATGGGAACAATAAAGAACATGGGCAGCCCATGGCAGATCCAGCAGGCACCATGAGCACAAGGTTAATGCCTCATGGGAAGCACAGAAATTCAGCTCGTTCCCTCCGAAGTAGGGCTCAGGAGCAGGAGAACTGGACTTCTGATGAGCCCTCCTCAGAGCAAAAGGA GAACTGCCTGGATTACTCCCTGGAGCCCTTGAGGCTGCCATTACCTGCTGTTGGGGCCAGGGAGCCAG TGTGTTCCCCATCTCTGTGCAGTCCTGTGGTTACCATAGGGGACTTGGTTCTGGACTCTGATGATGAAGGGAGTGgccagaggggagggaag AAGTTTCTTGAAAGCTATCAGAAGACGAAGTTTGGCACCCTGATCCCCACCTTCTGCGAATACCTCTCCCCTGTTGAGCAAAGTTCTGTACTTGCCCAGACCCCTTCCTGTGGCCAGACTGACCCCATTAAGACCCAGTGGCTTAGGTCTCTTTGA